The following proteins are encoded in a genomic region of Gemmatimonadota bacterium:
- a CDS encoding aldolase/citrate lyase family protein, with translation MGNRVNRAVELLAQDQPIYYTGAHTGHVLTFEQGQNDASTWADYINVGMEHGAFNLGGLDDYMRGLVGGGPTNSGHRTPAVIVEAPVEGASENIVRYNAWQFRQILARGVHGVLLCQAESPDAIRAFVESCRYPINKIGVGHGLSTGTRGVGSESSASAIWGVNRDEYIQKADPYPLNPDGELLLGIKIENVRGASNIEQILKVPGIGFAEMGPGDLSMSMGYLHRPTPFSPEMQEVRDRVKAACEENGVAFLEGGSPETVAAKIDEGVRVVSGGREEIARIGREYSGRRMPV, from the coding sequence ATGGGCAATCGCGTCAATCGCGCAGTTGAGTTGCTTGCACAAGATCAACCTATCTATTACACGGGTGCACACACAGGGCATGTGCTTACGTTTGAACAGGGTCAGAATGACGCCAGTACCTGGGCGGATTATATCAATGTGGGTATGGAACACGGGGCTTTTAATCTGGGAGGTCTCGACGACTATATGCGCGGTCTGGTGGGCGGGGGACCTACAAATAGTGGGCACAGGACGCCCGCTGTTATTGTCGAAGCCCCCGTGGAGGGCGCGTCTGAAAATATTGTGCGCTACAATGCCTGGCAGTTTCGGCAGATTCTCGCGCGCGGTGTACACGGCGTTTTGCTCTGTCAGGCGGAATCGCCCGATGCGATACGCGCTTTTGTCGAGTCGTGTCGCTATCCCATTAACAAGATCGGCGTTGGACACGGCCTCAGTACAGGTACGCGAGGCGTGGGATCCGAATCGTCGGCCTCAGCGATATGGGGTGTTAACCGCGATGAGTACATCCAGAAGGCCGATCCCTATCCGCTGAATCCCGATGGCGAGTTGCTGTTGGGCATCAAGATTGAGAATGTGCGCGGCGCGTCCAATATCGAACAGATTCTCAAGGTGCCCGGCATTGGATTTGCCGAAATGGGTCCGGGCGATTTGAGTATGTCGATGGGGTATTTGCACCGTCCAACGCCTTTTTCTCCCGAAATGCAAGAGGTGAGAGATCGAGTGAAGGCAGCCTGTGAAGAAAATGGCGTTGCTTTTCTCGAGGGGGGTAGTCCCGAGACGGTTGCCGCAAAAATAGACGAGGGCGTGCGCGTGGTTTCTGGGGGCAGGGAAGAGATCGCGCGTATTGGACGCGAATATTCAGGCCGCCGCATGCCGGTTTAA
- a CDS encoding helix-turn-helix domain-containing protein, giving the protein MLLIELGQRLRAQRERLGLKQNDIANALQVSPQAVSKWERGENGPDIATLGPLAKLLGVSTDWLLDAHGENQDVFDATIFTSTVVGAYQKSLQMEAREFAAWANGILFQLTEAVLRHDGVPLRYMGDAFLCFFSGVHHQLRAAQAAAFSQRLISEDLVIGLSSGEIYLGAMGHPDYAHPDVTGEVVNIAFIVREWAETNVRKGIAATTSVSNNLDEVFDISQPTEINFRGIKTPISICEIR; this is encoded by the coding sequence ATGCTACTTATTGAACTCGGTCAACGCCTTCGCGCTCAGCGGGAACGCCTTGGCCTCAAGCAAAACGACATTGCCAATGCCCTGCAGGTAAGCCCACAGGCCGTTTCCAAGTGGGAAAGGGGCGAAAACGGTCCCGATATTGCTACTCTGGGACCGCTTGCCAAATTGCTCGGCGTTTCTACGGACTGGCTTTTGGATGCACATGGCGAAAATCAAGATGTTTTTGATGCTACTATCTTTACCTCTACCGTTGTCGGTGCATACCAAAAATCATTACAAATGGAGGCGCGAGAGTTTGCAGCCTGGGCAAATGGCATTTTGTTTCAACTGACCGAAGCTGTTTTGCGCCATGATGGCGTTCCGCTCAGATATATGGGAGACGCATTTTTGTGTTTTTTTTCTGGCGTACACCATCAGCTTCGCGCTGCCCAGGCAGCGGCATTTTCCCAGCGGCTTATCAGCGAAGACCTGGTCATTGGCTTGAGCAGCGGTGAGATTTATTTGGGCGCAATGGGGCATCCCGATTACGCCCATCCCGATGTGACAGGAGAAGTGGTCAACATCGCATTTATTGTTCGAGAATGGGCAGAAACAAATGTCCGCAAAGGAATTGCAGCAACGACATCTGTGTCGAACAATCTCGATGAAGTTTTTGATATTTCCCAACCCACAGAAATCAATTTTCGTGGCATCAAGACGCCCATCTCAATTTGCGAGATTAGATAG
- the ahcY gene encoding adenosylhomocysteinase, whose product MADIVLPDSATDIQIPDYSHLPHKVADMSQADFGRKEITIAEREMPGLMAVREKYADQKPLKGARIMGSLHMTIQTAVLIESLKVLGADVRWASCNIFSTQDHAAAAIAETGTPVYAWKGESLEEYWECTLQALNFVEGGPTLIVDDGGDATLLVHRGYQAEDDPSILDEPTDNRELEIVNAVLKRQLERNPRFWHNMATDIQGVSEETTTGVHRLYQMRDEGVLLFPAINVNDSVTKSKFDNLYGCRESLADGIKRATDVMVAGKVVCVCGYGDVGKGCAQSMRGFGARVLVTEIDPICALQAAMEGFEVTTVEDALSEANIFVTTTGNTDIIRIEHMENMLDQSIVCNIGHFDNEIQVDKLGDYPGIMHENIKPQVDKYTFPDGRAIFLLAEGRLVNLGCATGHPSFVMSNSFTNQVLAQMDLWAQQREVGVYTLPKHLDEEVARLHLEKLGVKLTELTQKQADYIGVSVEGPYKPGHYRY is encoded by the coding sequence ATGGCCGATATAGTGTTGCCCGATAGCGCGACGGATATTCAAATTCCCGATTATTCGCATCTGCCCCATAAAGTCGCCGATATGTCTCAGGCAGATTTTGGACGGAAAGAGATTACAATTGCCGAGCGCGAGATGCCCGGTTTGATGGCTGTGCGCGAAAAATACGCAGATCAGAAACCTCTCAAAGGTGCTCGCATAATGGGGTCTTTGCACATGACGATTCAGACAGCTGTGTTGATCGAGTCTCTCAAAGTGCTGGGGGCCGATGTGCGCTGGGCGTCGTGCAATATTTTTTCTACGCAGGATCACGCCGCTGCCGCTATTGCAGAAACAGGTACGCCGGTTTATGCGTGGAAGGGCGAGTCGCTGGAAGAATATTGGGAATGTACTTTGCAGGCACTCAATTTTGTGGAGGGTGGACCGACACTTATTGTCGATGATGGCGGGGATGCAACGCTGCTGGTTCACCGGGGGTATCAGGCTGAAGACGATCCCTCGATTCTCGATGAGCCGACCGATAATCGCGAATTGGAGATTGTCAATGCCGTGCTGAAGCGGCAACTCGAACGCAATCCGCGTTTTTGGCACAATATGGCCACCGATATTCAGGGCGTGTCAGAGGAGACTACAACGGGGGTTCACCGTCTGTATCAGATGCGGGATGAAGGCGTGCTTCTCTTTCCCGCGATCAATGTCAATGATTCGGTGACCAAATCGAAATTCGATAATCTCTATGGCTGCCGCGAGTCGCTCGCCGATGGTATTAAGCGCGCGACAGATGTTATGGTCGCCGGGAAGGTCGTTTGTGTGTGCGGTTATGGCGATGTGGGCAAGGGATGTGCCCAGTCTATGCGGGGATTTGGCGCGCGCGTGTTGGTGACGGAAATCGATCCGATATGTGCTTTGCAGGCGGCGATGGAGGGGTTTGAAGTGACGACTGTGGAAGATGCCCTTTCCGAAGCCAATATTTTTGTTACGACGACGGGCAATACGGATATTATCCGCATTGAGCACATGGAAAATATGCTCGACCAATCCATTGTGTGCAATATCGGACATTTCGACAATGAAATTCAGGTCGATAAGCTGGGTGATTACCCGGGCATTATGCACGAAAATATCAAGCCGCAGGTCGATAAATACACGTTTCCAGATGGGCGTGCGATCTTTTTGCTCGCAGAAGGCCGTCTGGTCAATCTCGGCTGTGCGACCGGGCATCCTTCTTTTGTGATGTCCAATTCGTTTACCAATCAGGTGCTGGCGCAGATGGATCTGTGGGCACAGCAGCGCGAAGTCGGCGTTTATACCCTGCCCAAACACCTCGATGAGGAGGTCGCACGGCTTCACCTTGAAAAGCTCGGTGTAAAGTTGACTGAACTC